Proteins from one Cicer arietinum cultivar CDC Frontier isolate Library 1 chromosome 3, Cicar.CDCFrontier_v2.0, whole genome shotgun sequence genomic window:
- the LOC101502338 gene encoding uncharacterized protein, which produces MSSPITYPIVVDDKDLDDAALWAMIDSASASHSSSKSKPLAIKYHNRQSPSPISKPLPPPPPSKFSRTSRDTSDGGEVVQDPWPYRPPRKVARISGSDSCETSPLALVRTAQRSPSANVYSSPEIGMLNPAQEISSYTEVSPRCFGIKDEDKDNGMRHSLSGMFPTVSLFKEYQNAAMAILEKTDFTLISGNPFIKKTGWRKISCYFNISYEIRDKNIEFDGDRNVQRAEFVVRAYMQGGRFSDGWGSCDRREKRFQKPNHDIPSTAETRAKNKACQDLLGIGEYRPGSTSQFR; this is translated from the exons ATGTCTTCTCCGATAACCTACCCTATCGTCGTCGACGACAAGGACCTCGACGACGCTGCTCTATGGGCAATGATCGATTCCGCCTCAGCCTCACACTCCTCATCAAAGTCCAAACCTCTCGCAATCAAGTACCACAACCGCCAATCACCTTCTCCAATCTCGAAACCCTTGCCTCCGCCTCCACCGTCAAAGTTCTCGAGAACCTCGCGTGACACCAGCGACGGCGGAGAAGTTGTTCAAGATCCCTGGCCTTACCGGCCTCCAAGGAAGGTCGCGAGGATCTCCGGTTCAGATTCCTGTGAAACCAGCCCCCTCGCTTTGGTCCGAACCGCACAGAGATCGCCGTCGGCAAATGTTTATTCGTCACCGGAGATCGGAATGTTGAATCCAGCTCAGGAGATTAGCAGTTACACGGAGGTATCGCCACGGTGCTTTGGGATAAAAGATGAAGATAAGGATAACGGAATGAGGCATAGCTTGTCTGGAATGTTTCCTACGGTTTCGTTGTTTAAGGAGTATCAGAATGCAGCTATGGCG ATTTTGGAGAAAACTGATTTCACTTTGATTTCAGGGAACCCTTTCATTAAAAAGACAG GTTGGAGAAAGATTTCTTGTTACTTCAATATCTCTTATGAAATTAGAGACAAGAATATTGAGTTTGACGGGGATCGCAATGTTCAGCGTGCCGAATTTGTTGTTCGCGCATACATGCA GGGTGGCAGGTTCTCAGATGGATGGGGCTCTTGTGATCGACGCGAAAAGAGATTTCAGAAACCAAATCATGATATTCCAAGCACAGCAGAGACTAGAGCCAAAAATAAAGCTTGTCAA GACTTACTAGGAATCGGAGAATACCGACCCGGTTCAACAAGTCAATTTCGGTGA